In Fusarium oxysporum f. sp. lycopersici 4287 chromosome 4, whole genome shotgun sequence, a genomic segment contains:
- a CDS encoding amidohydrolase ytcJ-like, whose amino-acid sequence MARGLLTLCVSALLATASAVKPVVKPADVVFVNGEIYTMCPSNGHASALAVRGGKIEYVGSKKSADKYIGKNTKVIDLKGKMAMPGLVDSHMHVLSGGLFLLKCDLSYQTLPIEDVIEHIQGCIDGETDKTDDDWLEVVNMDYAGLVEKSGNVGKKQLDKLNTKRPIIIRSSDYHTVLANSRALELSDIDSSTKDPSDGKIVRLPGSQEPSGALSDGASALLAGPPPPTAEENVQAGRAALKLLREAGITTFQEAAAGEEHHTLFSTIKAEDGLSARAYFDYRIEAPKSIDGVPALVNNVVKKLTPWHDNKAIGPKPTLKWQAIKAFIDGVITYPANTAALIDPYWAPVNSSDLDGKWAPDKKSLNDPYWNPAILTKTLELLFLAGFDAQLHVDGDLAVRVGLNAAESFRKKYPRKDFRLGLAHDELSHEKDWPRFAKLKVDPIVSYQWAQLSSFYIPNTFKSLADYRKDNLQAWAEIEKAGRPLVYGSDWPIDPLDEFLALKVAVTRSGDPQNPNSPASQGPPFDGKFPGNGISRTSALQSITINGARFLRADKQIGSLEVGKLADIIILENNFFKVPESKLGRQKVLLTMVGGEVVYVADGQNFGVKAKFPNDDKTSARLARRTIGGFNANALSERAKADAAKLRKRGTCVHKH is encoded by the exons aTGGCTCGTGGTCTTCTCACTCTTTGCGTCAGCGCGCTTCTCGCTACGGCGAGCGCTGTAAAGCCCGTCGTCAAGCCTGCGGATGTAGTCTTCGTCAATGGCGAGATCTACACCATGTGTCCGTCCAACGGACATGCATCGGCTCTCGCTGTGCGCGGCGGAAAGATTGAGTACGTTGGCAGCAAGAAATCTGCCGACAAGTACATTGGCAAGAACACAAAGGTCATTGATCTCAAGGGAAAGATGGCCATGCCTGGTCTTGTCGACTCGCACATGCACGTTCTCTCTGGTGGTCTGTTTCTTCTCAAGTGCGATTTGAGCTACCAGACGCTGCCAATTGAGGATGTTATAGAACATATCCAGGGCTGCATTGATGGCGAGACTGATAAGACGGATGATGACTGGCTTGAGGTTGTTAATATGGACTATGCtggtcttgttgagaagagcgGAAATGTTGGAaagaagcagcttgacaagctcaacaccaagcgacccatcatcatccgaTCCAGCGACTACCATACCGTTCTCGCCAATTCACGCGCCCTCGAGCTCTCCGACATCGACTCAAGCACCAAGGACCCCTCCGATGGCAAGATTGTTCGTCTTCCTGGTAGCCAAGAGCCCTCGGGTGCTCTCTCAGATGGCGCCTCTGCCCTCCTCGCtggtcctcctcctcccaccGCCGAGGAGAACGTCCAGGCTGGTCGCGCTgctctcaagcttcttcgcGAGGCTGGTATTACCACCTTCCAGGAAGCCGCTGCTGGTGAAGAACATCACACCCTCTTCAGcaccatcaaggctgaggatggtCTCTCTGCGCGCGCGTACTTTGACTACCGCATTGAAGCGCCCAAGTCAATTGACGGTGTTCCCGCGCTCGTCAACAacgttgtcaagaagctgacTCCTTGGCACGATAATAAGGCCATTGGTCCCAAGCCCACACTCAAGTGGCAAGCGATCAAGGCCTTCATCGACGGTGTCATCACTTACCCTGCCAACACCGCTGCTCTGATTGATCCGTACTGGGCACCCGTCAACAGCTCCGACCTCGACGGCAAATGGGCCCCTGATAAGAAGTCCCTCAATGACCCCTACTGGAATCCTGCTATTCtcaccaagaccctcgagcttctcttccttgctgGTTTCGATGCTCAATTGCACGTCGACGGCGATCTTGCCGTCCGGGTTGGTCTCAATGCTGCTGAGTCGTTCCGCAAGAAGTACCCCCGCAAGGATTTCCGGCTCGGCCTCGCTCACGATGAATTGTCGCATGAAAAGGACTGGCCTCGCTTTGCTAAGCTCAAGGTCGATCCCATCGTCAGTTACCAGTGGGCGCAGCTTAGTTCATTCTACATCCCCAACACGTTCAAGTCGCTCGCCGACTACCGAAAGGACAATCTTCAGGCTTgggctgagattgagaaggcGGGTCGACCTCTTGTTTATGGAAGCGATTGGCCT ATTGATCCTCTTGATGAGTTCCTTGCACTCAAGGTCGCTGTCACCCGCTCTGGTGATCCTCAGAACCCCAACTCCCCCGCATCCCAAGGCCCTCCCTTCGACGGGAAGTTCCCTGGCAACGGAATCTCCCGTACCTCCGCTCTTCaatccatcaccatcaacggcGCCCGTTTCCTTCGTGCCGACAAGCAGATCGGCTCTCTTGAAGTTGGCAAGCTCGCtgacatcatcatcctcgaaaacaacttcttcaaggtcCCCGAGTCCAAACTCGGTCGCCAGAAGGTCCTCCTTACCATGGTCGGCGGTGAGGTGGTTTATGTGGCTGACGGACAGAACTTTGGCGTTAAGGCCAAGTTCCCTAACGACGACAAGACCAGCGCTAGGCTCGCCCGTCGAACTATCGGCGGCTTCAACGCCAACGCGCTGTCAGAGAGAGCCAAGGCCGATGCGGCCAAGCTTCGAAAGCGCGGCACTTGCGTTCATAAGCATTAG